TTCAGGGGGGGGCCAGGGGGGGGACGCCGTGGGCGGTGACGGCGTCCTACCCCCTGCCCCCTCCCTGAAGGGAGGGGGAACGGCACACGACAGCGGCCTCCCCCTGATCGGCAACTTCGTCGAGCGCCAGGTGATGCTCGAGGCGGTCATGGCCCAGTGCGCGCAGATCGAGCAGGCCCTCGTCGCCTCCGGCGTCAGGTTCTGCTATGCCGAGAACTGGGTCTATGCCCCCGCGGTGCAGAAGGCCCGGCGGCTCATCCAGAGCGGCGGTGGGGCCGTGCTCCGGCTGCTGGCCGAGGAGAGCCATTCGGGCAGCCATGCCTCGTACGCCAGGTACTGGGCGCTGGCCGGGGGCGGGTCGCTGCTGCGCACCGGCAGCCACCCCATTGGCGGCGTGTGCTACCTCAAGCAGTCCGAGGGCCTGGCCCGTGATGGCAAGCCCATCCGCCCCAAGTCCGTCATGGCCGAGACCGCCTTCCTGACCAGGATGGAGAGCTACCTCGCCGAGCCGACGCGCTACTGCGGGACGGAGCTGGCCGACTGTGAGGACTGGGGCGCGGCGTACATCACCTTCGAGGACGGCTCCGTGGCCGATGTCTGCTCCTCGGATGTTGTGCTGGGCGGCGTCTACAACCACATGCAGGTCTTCCTGTCCAACGGCCGCATCG
The bacterium DNA segment above includes these coding regions:
- a CDS encoding gfo/Idh/MocA family oxidoreductase, with the protein product SGGGQGGDAVGGDGVLPPAPSLKGGGTAHDSGLPLIGNFVERQVMLEAVMAQCAQIEQALVASGVRFCYAENWVYAPAVQKARRLIQSGGGAVLRLLAEESHSGSHASYARYWALAGGGSLLRTGSHPIGGVCYLKQSEGLARDGKPIRPKSVMAETAFLTRMESYLAEPTRYCGTELADCEDWGAAYITFEDGSVADVCSSDVVLGGVYNHMQVFLSNGRIECNMNPIDAVMAYGPAEDSFGEEYLAEKISTRLGWNYASPDEAWASGYQQEIQDFMEAIAQDREPLSGWTLAKDVTAVIFAAYVSAWEGRRVEVPR